One genomic window of Lytechinus variegatus isolate NC3 chromosome 1, Lvar_3.0, whole genome shotgun sequence includes the following:
- the LOC121411889 gene encoding alpha-N-acetylgalactosaminide alpha-2,6-sialyltransferase 5-like isoform X1: MMAWSIIDLLPTRCTRLLNGRQQLKWLVLYSAIFCLICVSILNNKFSSLFGGHKVRDVPKDSTQLILRRDNEKEPPDQLLRGTNDFIYKGQNASSQRTLTDDIPQFKVPLADSGFNEDAQKRGKELAAIEKGKNGIQNKRTQFEFKKGEPNERTGESVAAENAALKQTDANERERFIFRPKPFTVQYYHSVIDNEPFTNRYNTCAIVSSSGQLLGKNSGPEIDSADAVIRMNAAPVKGFENDVGTRTTIRVACFISSNHLTSQAETIFRGVGAPEVVLFWGLEAPRSKRKAQSVPKVTSLQRKFMNIRFYSQRNEGELAANRLFERETGASRMETNSWLSTGWFTVMTALDICGEVKIYGMVPDDHCVYFEDEQVKYHYYQTGSNPTECTYYKVHEATPKGGHRFMTEKAIFARWSQMYNLTFHHPSWNRSQNQASKRLDTPFTKLFHLKGIKYFQRGGRYREDRERARKQEADTSAIILCFVIILGLPTLFIVCGICMSQLGEEEIEYPQYRRHRRVRYRERYN; this comes from the exons AATGGTCGACAGCAGCTGAAGTGGTTGGTGCTTTACTCCGCAATCTTCTGCCTCATTTGCGTGTCCATATTGAACAACAAATTCTCCAGCTTGTTCGGGGGCCACAAGGTCAGGGATGTGCCAAAGGACAGTACTCAGCTTATCCTGCGACGCGACAATGAAAAAGAGCCACCAGACCAACTTCTCCGTGGTACAAATGACTTTATATACAAGGGACAGAATGCTTCCAGCCAAAGAACTCTTACAGATGACATCCCACAATTCAAAGTGCCTCTTGCGGACAGTGGTTTCAATGAGGATGCCCAGAAGAGAGGGAAGGAACTGGCTGCCATcgagaaaggaaaaaatgggATACAAAACAAGAGAAcacaatttgaatttaaaaagggAGAACCTAATGAAAGGACAGGAGAAAGTGTAGCGGCAGAAAATGCTGCCCTCAAACAAACTGAtgcaaatgaaagagagagatttaTTTTTAGACCCAAACCATTTACTGTGCAGTACTACCATAGCGTTATAGATAATGAG CCTTTTACAAATAGATATAATACATGTGCAATAGTTTCTAGTTCTGGTCAGCTCCTGGGCAAAAATTCTGGGCCTGAAATCGACAGTGCCGATGCTGTAATTAGGATGAATGCTGCGCCTGTGAAGGGATTCGAGAACGACGTCGGGACACGGACGACAATCCGTGTGGCATGCTTCATTTCATCCAACCACCTGACTTCGCAGGCGGAGACCATCTTCAGAGGGGTGGGGGCGCCAGAGGTTGTTTTGTTCTGGGGTCTCGAGGCGCCCAGGAGTAAAAGGAAAGCTCAATCAGTGCCTAAAGTTACAAGCTTGCAGAGAAAGTTTATGAACATACGCTTCTATTCCCAACGCAACGAGGGAGAGTTGGCAGCGAACAGACTTTTTGAGAGGGAAACCGGAGCTAGCAG GATGGAAACCAACAGCTGGTTATCAACAGGATGGTTCACTGTCATGACTGCTCTAGACATCTGTGGAGAAGTCAAGATCTATGGCATGGTACCTGATGATCACTGTGT ATATTTTGAGGATGAACAAGTTAAGTACCACTATTACCAAACTGGCTCCAATCCCACGGAGTGCACGTACTACAAGGTGCATGAAGCCACGCCCAAAGGTGGCCACCGCTTCATGACGGAGAAAGCCATCTTTGCTCGCTGGTCCCAGATGTACAATTTGACATTCCATCACCCAAGCTGGAACCGGAGTCAAAACCAGGCCTCCAAGCGTCTTGATACCCCCTTCACCAAGCTCTTCCACTTGAAAG GAATAAAGTATTTCCAAAGAGGAGGTCGTTACAGAGAGGACAGA GAGAGAGCAAGGAAACAG GAAGCGGACACATCAGCCATCATTCTATGTTTTGTCATCATCCTGGGTCTACCAACTCTCTTCATAGTATGTGGGATCTGCATGTCGCAGCTCGGCGAGGAGGAAATCGAATATCCACAATACCGTCGTCACCGGCGAGTCCGCTACCGCGAGCGCTACAACTAA
- the LOC121411889 gene encoding alpha-N-acetylgalactosaminide alpha-2,6-sialyltransferase 5-like isoform X2, with translation MMAWSIIDLLPTRCTRLLNGRQQLKWLVLYSAIFCLICVSILNNKFSSLFGGHKVRDVPKDSTQLILRRDNEKEPPDQLLRGTNDFIYKGQNASSQRTLTDDIPQFKVPLADSGFNEDAQKRGKELAAIEKGKNGIQNKRTQFEFKKGEPNERTGESVAAENAALKQTDANERERFIFRPKPFTVQYYHSVIDNEPFTNRYNTCAIVSSSGQLLGKNSGPEIDSADAVIRMNAAPVKGFENDVGTRTTIRVACFISSNHLTSQAETIFRGVGAPEVVLFWGLEAPRSKRKAQSVPKVTSLQRKFMNIRFYSQRNEGELAANRLFERETGASRMETNSWLSTGWFTVMTALDICGEVKIYGMVPDDHCVYFEDEQVKYHYYQTGSNPTECTYYKVHEATPKGGHRFMTEKAIFARWSQMYNLTFHHPSWNRSQNQASKRLDTPFTKLFHLKGIKYFQRGGRYREDREADTSAIILCFVIILGLPTLFIVCGICMSQLGEEEIEYPQYRRHRRVRYRERYN, from the exons AATGGTCGACAGCAGCTGAAGTGGTTGGTGCTTTACTCCGCAATCTTCTGCCTCATTTGCGTGTCCATATTGAACAACAAATTCTCCAGCTTGTTCGGGGGCCACAAGGTCAGGGATGTGCCAAAGGACAGTACTCAGCTTATCCTGCGACGCGACAATGAAAAAGAGCCACCAGACCAACTTCTCCGTGGTACAAATGACTTTATATACAAGGGACAGAATGCTTCCAGCCAAAGAACTCTTACAGATGACATCCCACAATTCAAAGTGCCTCTTGCGGACAGTGGTTTCAATGAGGATGCCCAGAAGAGAGGGAAGGAACTGGCTGCCATcgagaaaggaaaaaatgggATACAAAACAAGAGAAcacaatttgaatttaaaaagggAGAACCTAATGAAAGGACAGGAGAAAGTGTAGCGGCAGAAAATGCTGCCCTCAAACAAACTGAtgcaaatgaaagagagagatttaTTTTTAGACCCAAACCATTTACTGTGCAGTACTACCATAGCGTTATAGATAATGAG CCTTTTACAAATAGATATAATACATGTGCAATAGTTTCTAGTTCTGGTCAGCTCCTGGGCAAAAATTCTGGGCCTGAAATCGACAGTGCCGATGCTGTAATTAGGATGAATGCTGCGCCTGTGAAGGGATTCGAGAACGACGTCGGGACACGGACGACAATCCGTGTGGCATGCTTCATTTCATCCAACCACCTGACTTCGCAGGCGGAGACCATCTTCAGAGGGGTGGGGGCGCCAGAGGTTGTTTTGTTCTGGGGTCTCGAGGCGCCCAGGAGTAAAAGGAAAGCTCAATCAGTGCCTAAAGTTACAAGCTTGCAGAGAAAGTTTATGAACATACGCTTCTATTCCCAACGCAACGAGGGAGAGTTGGCAGCGAACAGACTTTTTGAGAGGGAAACCGGAGCTAGCAG GATGGAAACCAACAGCTGGTTATCAACAGGATGGTTCACTGTCATGACTGCTCTAGACATCTGTGGAGAAGTCAAGATCTATGGCATGGTACCTGATGATCACTGTGT ATATTTTGAGGATGAACAAGTTAAGTACCACTATTACCAAACTGGCTCCAATCCCACGGAGTGCACGTACTACAAGGTGCATGAAGCCACGCCCAAAGGTGGCCACCGCTTCATGACGGAGAAAGCCATCTTTGCTCGCTGGTCCCAGATGTACAATTTGACATTCCATCACCCAAGCTGGAACCGGAGTCAAAACCAGGCCTCCAAGCGTCTTGATACCCCCTTCACCAAGCTCTTCCACTTGAAAG GAATAAAGTATTTCCAAAGAGGAGGTCGTTACAGAGAGGACAGA GAAGCGGACACATCAGCCATCATTCTATGTTTTGTCATCATCCTGGGTCTACCAACTCTCTTCATAGTATGTGGGATCTGCATGTCGCAGCTCGGCGAGGAGGAAATCGAATATCCACAATACCGTCGTCACCGGCGAGTCCGCTACCGCGAGCGCTACAACTAA